One segment of Alistipes finegoldii DSM 17242 DNA contains the following:
- a CDS encoding M56 family metallopeptidase, with translation MYALMIYSLKVGACLAVFYLFFKLLLSRETFHRLNRIVVLAAMVLSFILPFCVITIYRELPAAPEMPAAEQLFEAPAEPQPEPFPWDKAAALVFLTGAGATLLWTFGSVFGVIRMIRRGRRERLADGTVLVRIGRSVTPFSWYRYIVLSEKDLSENGDAIVLHEKAHLRLRHSVDLLLTDLAGCLQWFNPAMWLLRRELRAIHEYEADEAVLDSGVDAKHYQLLLIRKAAGGRWYSVANSFNHSKLKNRITMMLRKRSSRWAVARVLFVLPLAGLALGAFARTAYVFPDDKGKKENVTILIRNAKIDPSDGKSGNPLILVDGREVKSIDSLPADRIASVSVLKDSVSKVSYGEKGRDGVIIVTTKEDGADSQMQTFTYGGNSSSTAVVVRGVGTEADSLAGRVRTMTYRIDGRRDSLGGDMVWKINGRDVDAGDLEELSGNVRSIRITKDAAVQGEDSAAAEGMIRIMTGQTMQAADAGLKAAEAGMQAARAGLDAARRYMSAEEWKQAQKQLEAAQKQLDEARAQAKSEISFSEAIAVDMQDSSADTADGGAVVAGAASETPSYWRVTTGEGTTRVDHSKTESGKTVFTGRVTLHNPSEIPDNYVIFINGEQASKADVLRLAPQKIKRMEVLRGKEAAKEYGAGSEGVIKITTRR, from the coding sequence ATGTACGCCCTGATGATCTACAGCCTGAAGGTCGGCGCCTGTCTGGCGGTGTTTTACCTCTTTTTCAAACTGCTGCTGAGCCGCGAGACCTTCCACCGCCTGAACCGTATCGTGGTGCTGGCGGCTATGGTGCTGTCGTTTATACTGCCGTTCTGCGTCATTACGATCTACCGTGAACTGCCTGCCGCACCGGAGATGCCAGCTGCGGAGCAGCTCTTCGAGGCGCCTGCCGAACCGCAGCCCGAACCGTTTCCGTGGGATAAGGCCGCGGCCCTTGTTTTTCTGACCGGAGCGGGGGCGACGCTGCTCTGGACGTTCGGATCGGTTTTCGGCGTGATCCGCATGATCCGCCGGGGACGTCGTGAACGTCTGGCCGACGGAACGGTGCTGGTGCGTATCGGCCGCTCGGTGACGCCTTTCAGCTGGTATCGTTATATCGTATTGTCAGAGAAGGATTTGTCCGAAAACGGCGACGCGATCGTCCTGCACGAAAAGGCTCATCTGCGTTTGCGCCATTCGGTCGATCTGCTGCTCACCGATCTCGCGGGCTGCCTCCAGTGGTTCAATCCCGCGATGTGGCTGCTTCGCCGCGAACTGCGGGCCATTCACGAATACGAAGCCGACGAGGCTGTCCTCGACAGCGGCGTCGATGCGAAACATTATCAACTATTATTAATAAGGAAAGCTGCCGGCGGGAGGTGGTACTCAGTCGCCAACAGCTTTAATCACAGTAAACTTAAAAACCGTATTACCATGATGTTACGTAAAAGATCGTCGCGGTGGGCCGTAGCCAGAGTGCTTTTCGTGCTGCCGCTTGCGGGACTCGCCCTCGGAGCCTTCGCCCGCACCGCCTATGTTTTTCCTGATGACAAAGGTAAAAAAGAAAATGTTACGATTCTCATTCGGAACGCAAAAATCGACCCTTCGGACGGAAAATCCGGCAATCCGCTGATTCTGGTGGACGGCCGCGAAGTGAAATCGATCGATTCGCTTCCCGCCGACCGGATCGCTTCGGTCTCGGTGCTCAAGGATTCCGTGTCGAAAGTTTCGTACGGCGAAAAGGGCCGGGACGGCGTGATTATCGTCACGACGAAGGAGGACGGTGCCGACTCGCAGATGCAGACGTTCACGTACGGCGGCAACAGCAGTTCGACTGCCGTCGTGGTGCGCGGCGTCGGGACGGAGGCTGATTCCCTTGCGGGGAGAGTGCGTACGATGACCTACAGGATCGACGGCAGGCGCGACTCGCTCGGCGGAGACATGGTCTGGAAAATAAACGGGCGGGACGTCGATGCCGGCGACTTGGAAGAGTTGTCCGGAAACGTCCGGTCGATCCGCATTACCAAGGACGCCGCCGTGCAGGGGGAAGACTCCGCTGCTGCGGAGGGGATGATTCGCATTATGACCGGACAGACGATGCAGGCTGCGGACGCCGGCCTGAAAGCCGCCGAAGCGGGGATGCAGGCCGCCCGTGCCGGGCTGGATGCGGCACGGCGGTATATGTCGGCCGAGGAGTGGAAGCAGGCGCAGAAACAGCTCGAAGCGGCGCAGAAGCAGCTGGACGAAGCCCGCGCGCAGGCAAAGTCGGAAATCTCCTTCTCCGAGGCGATCGCAGTCGATATGCAGGACTCCTCCGCCGATACTGCTGACGGCGGGGCGGTCGTCGCGGGTGCGGCGTCGGAAACGCCGTCTTATTGGCGCGTTACGACCGGCGAAGGCACGACGCGCGTGGATCATTCGAAAACGGAGTCGGGCAAAACGGTCTTTACGGGCCGCGTCACGCTGCACAATCCTTCGGAGATACCGGATAACTACGTGATTTTCATTAACGGCGAGCAAGCGTCCAAAGCGGACGTGCTTCGGCTTGCACCCCAGAAAATCAAGCGTATGGAGGTGTTGCGGGGCAAGGAGGCCGCCAAGGAATACGGTGCCGGCAGCGAGGGCGTAATCAAGATTACGACGCGCAGATAG
- a CDS encoding WG repeat-containing protein — protein sequence MKRLLFFLTVVTLVSCGRSFEKRTAKYAEVGEMSDNRAAVLDINEGVGRWGYVDGTGRLAIECRYADARRFADGLAAVQVPEGAWGYIDTVGRLVIAPQFVLAEPFEDGMAWVQAAGELWGRVDKSGKMVIPCLYSEIGEPDERGWMRVLRDGKWGYLRENGEVVVPCDYNLIGEPNAYGLIPVTSGGKHGFLDADGREVLPCFFTYISDFKDGYARTNYGGSMMLRDEPYGGQWGLIDTLGRETIPCRYYYLDTPGEGLAAFMLEQFGNFGYVDVKGNVAISPRFAVAKPFSGGVAVVSYNNVNYGLVDRNGNEVSSFRYKRIGEFHDGLAPFNTNLYGMNFQGMEPRCGYIDTEGREVLPAKWDDAGEFSEMRAPVMRFGVNSEDFYDARWGYIATNGQLVVPFKYHEAYPFSCGLARVFVKGLGYGYINRKGEEVVPCKYQEAEDFHDFTAKVKQYDRVMTIDDKGQIVEGQ from the coding sequence ATGAAACGCCTGCTATTTTTTCTTACAGTCGTAACGCTCGTCTCGTGCGGCCGGTCGTTCGAAAAACGTACGGCCAAATATGCCGAAGTGGGGGAGATGAGCGACAACCGCGCGGCCGTGCTCGATATCAACGAGGGCGTAGGCCGCTGGGGCTATGTCGATGGAACGGGGCGGCTGGCGATCGAATGCCGCTATGCCGACGCCCGCCGATTTGCCGACGGACTGGCCGCGGTACAGGTCCCCGAAGGAGCTTGGGGATATATCGACACCGTGGGACGGCTCGTGATCGCTCCGCAGTTCGTGCTTGCCGAACCGTTTGAGGACGGCATGGCGTGGGTGCAGGCCGCGGGCGAGCTTTGGGGCCGCGTCGATAAGTCGGGGAAGATGGTTATTCCCTGCCTGTACTCCGAAATCGGCGAGCCGGACGAGCGGGGCTGGATGCGCGTGCTGCGCGACGGCAAGTGGGGCTATCTGCGCGAAAACGGCGAAGTGGTCGTGCCGTGCGACTACAATCTGATCGGCGAGCCTAACGCATACGGGCTGATTCCCGTGACGAGCGGCGGCAAGCACGGCTTCTTGGACGCCGACGGCCGCGAAGTGCTTCCCTGCTTCTTCACCTACATTTCCGATTTCAAGGACGGCTATGCCCGGACCAACTACGGAGGCAGCATGATGCTGCGCGACGAGCCTTACGGCGGGCAGTGGGGACTGATCGACACGCTGGGCCGCGAGACGATTCCGTGCCGGTACTACTACCTCGATACGCCGGGCGAAGGACTTGCGGCCTTTATGCTCGAACAGTTCGGCAATTTCGGCTATGTGGACGTAAAGGGCAATGTGGCGATTTCGCCCCGTTTCGCCGTGGCGAAGCCCTTTTCGGGCGGTGTTGCCGTGGTGAGCTACAACAATGTCAATTACGGACTTGTGGACCGCAACGGCAATGAAGTCAGTTCGTTCCGCTATAAACGCATCGGGGAGTTCCACGATGGTCTGGCGCCGTTCAATACCAACCTTTACGGCATGAATTTTCAGGGGATGGAGCCGCGCTGCGGGTATATCGACACCGAAGGGCGCGAAGTGCTTCCCGCCAAGTGGGACGATGCCGGCGAGTTCAGCGAGATGCGCGCCCCGGTGATGCGTTTCGGCGTAAATTCCGAGGATTTCTACGACGCCCGCTGGGGCTATATCGCCACGAACGGCCAGCTCGTCGTACCCTTCAAATACCACGAGGCATATCCTTTCAGCTGCGGTCTGGCCCGCGTTTTCGTCAAGGGGCTGGGGTACGGCTATATCAACCGCAAGGGCGAAGAGGTCGTTCCCTGCAAGTATCAGGAAGCCGAAGATTTCCACGACTTTACGGCGAAAGTGAAACAGTACGACCGGGTGATGACGATCGACGACAAGGGGCAGATCGTCGAAGGGCAATAA